One window of Methanofervidicoccus abyssi genomic DNA carries:
- the fwdD gene encoding tungsten-dependent formylmethanofuran dehydrogenase subunit FwdD, translating into MKFILNTGRTIWQGEAIEAGKNLEMYRKAAAVCYINKEDMEKLGLKDGDTVKVISEYGDVVVYAKEASEHMPEGMVFIPMGPWANSVSSPKTDSTGMPSFKDVPVEIVKAEGEKVLSMSELMRKKYIERD; encoded by the coding sequence ATGAAGTTTATATTGAATACGGGAAGAACTATCTGGCAGGGGGAGGCCATAGAAGCAGGGAAAAACCTCGAGATGTACAGAAAGGCAGCAGCAGTTTGCTATATAAATAAAGAGGATATGGAAAAGTTAGGCCTAAAAGATGGAGATACTGTAAAGGTAATATCAGAGTATGGAGACGTTGTAGTCTACGCAAAGGAAGCAAGTGAGCATATGCCTGAAGGTATGGTCTTTATACCTATGGGTCCTTGGGCAAATAGTGTAAGCTCACCTAAAACTGACAGTACTGGAATGCCATCTTTTAAGGATGTACCTGTTGAGATAGTAAAGGCTGAGGGGGAGAAGGTTCTCTCTATGAGTGAACTGATGAGAAAGAAGTACATAGAAAGGGATTAA